Genomic window (Theileria annulata chromosome 4, complete sequence, *** SEQUENCING IN PROGRESS ***):
atagaaataattttaaaaattgtaacCGATATAATTATTCACTCATGTTTAACATTATCAACATCAAAACGACACCATACattgatattaataattaactgCACATTATACTTTAATgacataaaatatatattttttaatataaattattgatttaaGTGAATACTGTatgttttaataataaactgTTGGTAGGATAAGAAGAATAGATTTAAAATGGGATACACATTTGAGATTCCAAGCCAAATCTTAGTTTTAAGTGCAGATTCTATTACTGACTATTAGGAGTTCTAGAAGACCTTATTATAGatatattttatgattttaaaatgaaaataataagagatatataatatacatacCAAATAATTACGCCAATggttaattattttaaaaatatttggtaaattaaattaatttaaaaagttATATAAAGAGAATTCATatcttttatttaaatttcaattaaattgaatgaaaaattatataattaatgaaataacgatttatataatattcatGACCTGTGGGGACCAAATAAAGGATTCTTAATAGAATCCattgtaattttaaggCTATGATGgcaaaaaataaatttaaatcgTATGATATATAgatacaaaatttataaatatacaatatacCTGTTTGCCATCATTATCAACCAGTCTATCTGTATAgaatttcataaatttattaataaatacaataaatcATTTGTAGAaccaataaataataaagatataatttataggttcaaaaagaattatttaaaactaAACAAAGAAGAAAATGGTTTATTAAATCCACCAATATTAGATATGGATCAAATGGAAGTTCCTGATAACGATAAAAATAGGAAGTATCCTACTAAAGAccttaaaattatattaccAAAAACATATGCCGATGTAAATAGTAAAAAGGGTCCTGAGTATTGGGATTATGAGaatataacattaaaatGGAATGTACCAGACTCATATGAAATAGTCAGGAAGATAGGAAGAGGAAAGTTCAGTGAAGTTTTTGAGGGATTAAATACAGTAACCAAGgataaatgtgtaataaaaATCCTAAAGCCTGtaaagaagaagaagatCAAAAGAGAGATAAAGATTCTACAGAATCTACGAGGAGGaccaaatataataaagcTCCTTGATATAGTAAAAGACCCCCAAAGTAGAACACCCTCACTAATTTTTGAACATGTAAATAATACTGATTTCAAAACCTTGTACCCAACCCTAACTATACAGGACATAAAGTACTATATTTACCAGTTATTAAAGGCCATGAATTATTGCCACAGTCAGGGAATAATGCACAGAGATATAAAACCGCACAACGTTATGATAGATCACGAAAAGAAAATACTAAGGTTAATCGATTGGGGATTAGCTGAGTTTTATCACCCCGAACAGGAATACAGCGTCAGGGTAGCAACGAGGTACTACAAAGGCCCAGAACTCCTGGTTGATATGAGGTACTATGACTACAGCCTCGATATATGGAGCATAGGGTGTATGTTAGCTGGTATCATTTTCAAGAAGGAGCCATTTTTCTACGGCCATGATAACTATGACCAGCTTGTGAAAATAGCCAAAGTACTAGGAACAGAAGATTTGCACCGGTACTTTGAGAAGTACGGACTTAAATTCGCACCAGCATACCAGGAAATTTTAGGAAACCACTCAAAAAAACCCTGGACCAAGTTCGTACACCATGAAAATCAACACCTGGTATCACCCGAAGTCATGGACCTACTGGATCGCATGTTGGTATATGACCATACCAAGAGAATCACCCCTCTCGAGGCAATGGAACACCCGTTCTTTAACGAAATCAAAAACAATTCagtttaaatatgaataaaacAACACATTAATGTATTCTAATAAactatattcattattttaattttaaaataaaacaatatatttttaataatagaattcaatgtattatacaatttaagcaaaaatgttaaaaggggatataattttattcaaaatgTGTGGTTGGATAAAATAggtttatttaaaaataattaattttatttttaatccAATTGGATAACATCACTGATAAATGGTTATAAATACGGTCAAATATGTCAGTTTCACAAAGgtatgtttaaaattaaataatagtaaacATGTTTCAGAGATTGACAAAATTctgtaataattttagaagAGAGTTTTCTACCAACAAAGTATATATAGATAAAgatactaaaattatttgcCAAGGATTAACAGGAAAACAGGtatgataatttattaaataataagtAAAACCTTTACATATAAACATATAGGCAACCTTCCACACAACCGAATGTCTGAAATATTATGGGACCAAATTTGTAGGAGGAGTTAACCCTAAAAAAGGTGGAACCTCATGGAAATCACTCGACGATAAGCACAGCCTACCAATATTCACTTCAGTTTCTGAGgtacaataaataaatattagtccataaaaattattataaaaatgtttataGGCAAAAAAAGAGACAGGAGCTGATGCGTCTGTGATTTATGTGCCTCCGCCTGGAGCAGCAGACGCAATAGTTGAAGCAATAGAAGCCGAATTGCCACTAGTAATTTGCATAACCGAAGGGATACCACAACATGATATGGTAAAGGTGAAAACACTACTAAAGGACCCCTACTGTAAAACCACCTTAATAGGACCAAATTGTCCAGGCATTATAAAGCCGGAGGAATGTAAAATAGGAATCATGCCAGGACATATTCACAAAAAGGGTGTAGTaggtataataataaataacatttaaCTCTTTATAAActgatgaaaatatattaggAATAATTAGCAGAAGCGGAACCCTAACATACGAAGCAGTAACACAAACTACTGAAATAGGACTTGGCC
Coding sequences:
- a CDS encoding Succinyl-CoA ligase [GDP-forming] alpha-chain, mitochondrial precursor (Tap579b07.q1c.C.cand.40 - score = 35.83;~SMART pfam:CoA_binding (PF02629) at aa 32-150, E()=1.40e-58; pfam:ligase-CoA (PF00549) at aa 170-318, E()=3.20e-60), with translation MVINTVKYVSFTKRLTKFCNNFRREFSTNKVYIDKDTKIICQGLTGKQATFHTTECLKYYGTKFVGGVNPKKGGTSWKSLDDKHSLPIFTSVSEAKKETGADASVIYVPPPGAADAIVEAIEAELPLVICITEGIPQHDMVKVKTLLKDPYCKTTLIGPNCPGIIKPEECKIGIMPGHIHKKGVVGIISRSGTLTYEAVTQTTEIGLGQSVCIGIGGDPFGGISFTDAFKKFVKNPETKGVLIIGEIGGTAEEDVADWIKANPTDKPVVAIIAGISAPPGKRMGHAGAIISGNKGTAHGKIQALRDSGVIVPNSPAEMGLAMFNALKKK
- a CDS encoding casein kinase II, alpha subunit, putative (Tap579b07.q1c.C.cand.39 - score = 25.01;~SMART S_TKc (SM00220) at aa 127-412, E()=1.03e-75), with amino-acid sequence MIYRYKIYKYTIYLFAIIINQSICIEFHKFINKYNKSFVEPINNKDIIYRFKKNYLKLNKEENGLLNPPILDMDQMEVPDNDKNRKYPTKDLKIILPKTYADVNSKKGPEYWDYENITLKWNVPDSYEIVRKIGRGKFSEVFEGLNTVTKDKCVIKILKPVKKKKIKREIKILQNLRGGPNIIKLLDIVKDPQSRTPSLIFEHVNNTDFKTLYPTLTIQDIKYYIYQLLKAMNYCHSQGIMHRDIKPHNVMIDHEKKILRLIDWGLAEFYHPEQEYSVRVATRYYKGPELLVDMRYYDYSLDIWSIGCMLAGIIFKKEPFFYGHDNYDQLVKIAKVLGTEDLHRYFEKYGLKFAPAYQEILGNHSKKPWTKFVHHENQHLVSPEVMDLLDRMLVYDHTKRITPLEAMEHPFFNEIKNNSV